The proteins below come from a single Methylobacterium sp. SyP6R genomic window:
- a CDS encoding ABC transporter permease, which produces MSAPSSLPAAPSRSGLLDGAITIVVLVGLWQALHAYAGDAAIASPLAALRHLSGLAATAGFWSHARATLTAFAAALVISAALGIGLGLVLGLRRFAGEVAEPILAGLYSIPKVTLYPVILLIFGLGLGAKVAFGVIHGVIPITLFTLTAVKGINPVLVRTARAMRLSQAETIRTVLAPAVLPEIVTGLRVGFSLTLLGVLVGEMFASQKGLGFLIVNGISLHNVQQTTAVILMLVIVAVAANGALLWLDRRLFHRT; this is translated from the coding sequence GTGAGCGCCCCCTCCTCGCTTCCCGCCGCTCCGTCCCGCTCAGGCCTCCTCGACGGTGCGATCACCATCGTGGTTCTCGTCGGCCTCTGGCAGGCGCTCCACGCTTATGCCGGCGACGCGGCGATCGCCTCGCCGCTCGCCGCCCTCCGGCACCTGTCGGGCCTCGCCGCCACCGCGGGGTTCTGGTCGCATGCGCGCGCGACGCTCACCGCCTTCGCGGCCGCCCTCGTGATCTCGGCCGCCCTCGGCATCGGGCTCGGGCTGGTCCTGGGCCTGCGCCGCTTCGCCGGGGAGGTCGCCGAGCCGATCCTCGCCGGCCTGTACTCGATCCCCAAGGTCACGCTCTACCCGGTGATCCTGCTGATCTTCGGCCTCGGCCTCGGGGCGAAGGTGGCGTTCGGGGTGATCCACGGCGTGATCCCGATCACCCTGTTCACCCTCACGGCGGTCAAGGGCATCAACCCGGTGCTGGTTCGCACCGCCCGGGCGATGCGGCTGAGCCAGGCCGAGACGATCCGCACGGTGCTCGCCCCCGCGGTGCTGCCGGAGATCGTCACGGGCCTGCGGGTCGGCTTCTCGCTCACGCTGCTCGGCGTCCTCGTCGGCGAGATGTTCGCGTCGCAGAAGGGGCTCGGGTTCCTGATCGTGAACGGGATCAGCCTGCACAACGTGCAGCAGACGACCGCCGTGATCCTGATGCTGGTGATCGTGGCGGTGGCGGCCAACGGCGCGCTGCTATGGCTCGACCGGCGCCTGTTTCACCGGACCTAA
- a CDS encoding ABC transporter permease yields MTRERAIVLTRIGWIAGFVLLLEAVCRLHLVDPLTLIPPSEMIATLWTMLASGEITGDIARTFATVAVAVVLAVAIGFSLGVAIHALPRIRQGLDPLLASYYAIPTFVFYPLFVAIFGLNSVPLIVLGMAFGVPAMILATLNGLDRVPRVLMRTARAHRLGRLSTLAHVVMPSALPYLLTGVKLALAYAFIGIIAGEFILADAGLGHAIAYAYDGFENRTMYSLMLFVLVVVTGLNMTLHAWEGRLMRRRIRS; encoded by the coding sequence ATGACGCGGGAGCGCGCGATCGTCCTGACCCGGATCGGCTGGATCGCCGGCTTCGTCCTGCTGCTCGAAGCGGTCTGCCGACTGCACCTCGTCGATCCGCTGACCCTGATCCCGCCGAGCGAGATGATCGCCACGTTGTGGACCATGCTCGCCTCGGGCGAGATCACCGGCGACATCGCCCGCACCTTCGCGACGGTGGCGGTCGCCGTGGTGCTCGCGGTCGCGATCGGCTTTTCCCTGGGTGTCGCGATCCACGCCCTGCCCCGGATCCGGCAGGGTCTCGACCCGCTGCTCGCCTCCTATTACGCGATCCCGACCTTCGTCTTCTACCCGCTCTTCGTCGCCATCTTCGGCCTCAACAGCGTGCCGCTGATCGTGCTCGGCATGGCGTTCGGGGTGCCGGCGATGATCCTCGCGACCCTCAACGGTCTCGACCGGGTGCCGCGGGTGCTGATGCGCACCGCCCGGGCCCACCGGCTCGGGCGCCTCTCGACGCTTGCCCACGTGGTGATGCCGAGCGCCCTGCCCTACCTGCTCACCGGCGTGAAGCTCGCGCTCGCCTACGCCTTCATCGGCATCATCGCGGGCGAGTTCATCCTAGCCGATGCCGGGCTCGGCCACGCCATCGCCTATGCCTATGACGGCTTCGAGAACCGCACGATGTACTCCCTGATGCTGTTCGTGCTCGTGGTGGTGACCGGCCTCAACATGACCCTGCACGCCTGGGAGGGCCGCCTGATGCGCCGCCGCATCCGCTCGTGA
- a CDS encoding ABC transporter ATP-binding protein: MAVVALSADPRSGMPAQAREIHAELRGVTRVYGRLAALGPLDLDLVKGEFFSVVGPSGCGKSTLLDVLSGLGRPNAGTMTFEGAPVAGVPDGIGIVFQEDASFPWLTVRDNVAFGLRRAGTDAAEIARRVDYALGFMGLSDFAQAYPAQLSGGMRQRVCIARTLVTQPRLILLDEPFGALDQQTRLLMGDELLRLWRETGATVLLITHALDEAAMLSDRIGVMSSRPGRFIEIVETGWPRERDSRIVAEERFGQVTARLWSHLREESLKAIGKTSAS; encoded by the coding sequence ATGGCCGTCGTTGCCCTCAGCGCCGATCCACGCAGCGGGATGCCCGCCCAGGCTCGCGAGATCCACGCCGAGCTTCGCGGGGTCACCCGGGTCTACGGCCGGCTCGCCGCGCTCGGGCCCCTCGACCTCGACCTCGTCAAGGGCGAGTTCTTCTCGGTCGTCGGCCCGTCCGGCTGCGGCAAGTCCACCCTGCTCGACGTCCTGTCCGGCCTCGGGCGGCCGAATGCCGGCACGATGACGTTCGAGGGCGCCCCGGTCGCGGGCGTGCCCGACGGAATCGGCATCGTGTTCCAGGAGGACGCCTCGTTCCCCTGGCTCACGGTTCGCGACAACGTCGCCTTCGGCCTGCGCCGGGCCGGCACCGACGCGGCCGAGATCGCCCGCCGGGTCGATTACGCGCTCGGCTTCATGGGGCTGTCCGACTTCGCGCAAGCCTATCCGGCGCAGCTCTCCGGCGGCATGCGCCAGCGGGTCTGCATCGCCCGCACGCTGGTGACGCAGCCGCGCCTGATCCTGCTCGACGAGCCGTTCGGGGCGCTCGACCAGCAGACGCGCCTGCTGATGGGCGACGAGCTCCTGCGGCTGTGGCGCGAGACCGGCGCCACGGTGCTCCTCATCACCCACGCCCTCGACGAGGCGGCGATGCTGTCCGACCGCATCGGCGTGATGTCGTCGCGGCCCGGCCGCTTCATCGAGATCGTCGAGACCGGCTGGCCGCGCGAGCGCGACAGCCGCATCGTGGCGGAGGAGCGCTTCGGCCAGGTCACCGCCCGGCTGTGGTCGCACCTGCGCGAGGAATCGCTGAAGGCGATCGGCAAGACGAGCGCATCATGA
- a CDS encoding ABC transporter substrate-binding protein yields the protein MILRTLRAGALGLLLAGAGLAGAGARAETITVTHWGSAFYGAPYAVALEKGFFKKRGLDITGFLTSAGGGTSVRNTLAGEVPYGEVALPAAILAIQSGQPIKIISGGVESVEDILWITQPDGTIGSLADMKGKKIAYTAPGSVTNMIILNCLQKAGLEQKDLQLVAAGDLGANLSAVLNRAVDAAMSGEPLWSGNQGKVKAAFWAKDCMNPALTQTVGITTTEFAKTGGDTLRALIEARREGVAYIKAHPDEAADILAKAYGGDAKVFRAVFKQLVGFEYFGDGRLHYDNMTRMLDGMKLVGRLKKPVEWGQVVDPSFLPKDLQASQ from the coding sequence ATGATCCTGAGAACCTTGCGTGCCGGAGCTTTGGGTCTGCTGCTCGCAGGCGCCGGCCTCGCCGGGGCGGGCGCCCGCGCCGAGACCATCACGGTCACGCATTGGGGCTCGGCCTTCTACGGCGCGCCCTACGCGGTCGCCCTCGAGAAGGGCTTCTTCAAGAAGCGCGGGCTCGACATCACCGGCTTCCTCACCTCGGCCGGCGGTGGCACCTCGGTGCGCAACACGCTGGCCGGCGAGGTGCCGTACGGCGAGGTCGCGCTGCCGGCCGCCATCCTGGCGATCCAGTCCGGCCAGCCGATCAAGATCATCAGCGGCGGCGTCGAGAGCGTCGAGGACATCCTCTGGATCACGCAGCCCGACGGCACGATCGGCTCGCTCGCCGACATGAAGGGCAAGAAGATCGCCTATACGGCGCCCGGCTCCGTCACCAACATGATCATCCTCAACTGCCTGCAGAAGGCCGGGCTGGAGCAGAAGGACCTGCAGCTCGTGGCGGCGGGCGATCTCGGCGCCAACCTCTCGGCGGTGCTCAATCGGGCGGTCGATGCGGCGATGTCGGGCGAGCCGCTGTGGTCGGGCAACCAGGGCAAGGTCAAGGCGGCGTTCTGGGCCAAGGACTGCATGAACCCGGCACTGACCCAGACCGTCGGCATCACCACGACCGAGTTCGCGAAGACCGGCGGCGACACGCTGCGCGCGCTGATCGAGGCGCGGCGCGAGGGCGTCGCCTACATCAAGGCCCATCCCGACGAGGCGGCCGACATCCTCGCCAAGGCCTATGGCGGCGACGCGAAAGTGTTTCGCGCGGTGTTCAAGCAACTCGTCGGCTTCGAGTATTTCGGCGACGGCCGCCTGCACTACGACAACATGACCCGCATGCTCGACGGCATGAAGCTCGTCGGCCGCCTCAAGAAGCCGGTGGAGTGGGGTCAGGTGGTCGATCCGTCCTTCCTGCCGAAAGACCTCCAGGCCTCGCAGTAA
- a CDS encoding isocitrate lyase/PEP mutase family protein — MGQARQMRALLARPEMIVAPGAYDGITAKFIEQAGFPAVYMTGAGTAASLGYPDFGLVTMSEMAANAGTLARSVEIPVIADADTGYGNELNVTRTVHEYEMRGVAGLHIEDQVSPKRCGHLDGKEIVPREEFVAKIRAAVAARRDTDFVIIARTDSRAVAGFDEAVARANLALAAGADMAFVEATQTLDEMQAVPRLVTGPCLLNVVRGGKTPDIDMPAAQAMGYRLAILPSLLFGAAMEAFDAALATLRETNAPPGSAGAPAIRERFRRLGADRWDGLRTRFRDEPARAAAAE, encoded by the coding sequence ATGGGTCAGGCCCGCCAGATGCGCGCGCTCCTCGCGCGCCCGGAGATGATCGTCGCGCCCGGCGCCTATGACGGCATCACCGCCAAATTCATCGAGCAGGCGGGCTTTCCGGCGGTCTACATGACCGGCGCCGGCACCGCGGCCTCCCTCGGCTATCCGGATTTCGGCCTCGTGACGATGAGCGAGATGGCGGCCAATGCCGGCACCCTCGCGCGTTCCGTCGAGATCCCGGTCATCGCCGATGCCGATACCGGCTACGGCAACGAGCTCAACGTCACCCGCACGGTGCACGAATACGAGATGCGCGGCGTCGCCGGCCTGCACATCGAGGATCAGGTCAGCCCGAAGCGCTGCGGCCATCTCGACGGCAAGGAGATCGTGCCGCGCGAAGAGTTCGTCGCCAAGATCCGCGCCGCGGTGGCGGCGCGGCGGGACACGGATTTCGTCATCATCGCGCGGACCGATTCCCGGGCGGTCGCCGGCTTCGACGAGGCGGTGGCGCGCGCCAACCTCGCCCTCGCCGCCGGCGCCGACATGGCCTTCGTCGAGGCGACGCAGACCCTCGACGAGATGCAGGCGGTGCCGCGCCTCGTGACCGGGCCGTGCCTGCTCAACGTGGTGCGCGGCGGCAAGACGCCCGACATCGACATGCCGGCGGCGCAAGCGATGGGCTACCGGCTCGCGATCCTGCCGAGCCTCCTGTTCGGTGCCGCCATGGAGGCCTTCGACGCGGCGCTCGCCACGCTGAGGGAGACGAACGCACCGCCGGGCTCGGCCGGGGCACCGGCGATCCGCGAGCGCTTCCGCCGCCTCGGCGCCGACCGGTGGGACGGCCTGCGGACCCGCTTCCGCGACGAGCCCGCCCGCGCCGCGGCCGCCGAGTAG
- a CDS encoding GntR family transcriptional regulator — protein sequence MSGRALGTRERGQDRGQDRGTEAGPLNERIARALQEEIRAGLHPVGSTLPTETALCARFEASRFTIREALRKLVEKGLVERRQGAGSTVVATTAHPGFAQVFDDLADMFEYARDTHFDVSVLEMVQIDPEVAGFVQAPAGSSWLKAEGVRWTAGRDAMICFVSVYVHARFAPLLTDLREVGGAVYGLVEARSGEVIAEALQEITAQPMPPAVARALKRPRGAPAMRFVRRYYDVSGGIMLASVNWHPGEQCRYTTRIRRGDWRA from the coding sequence TTGTCCGGCAGGGCATTGGGGACGCGGGAGCGCGGCCAGGATCGCGGCCAGGATCGCGGCACTGAGGCGGGCCCGCTCAACGAGCGGATCGCGCGGGCGCTCCAGGAGGAGATCCGCGCCGGCCTGCACCCGGTGGGCTCGACGCTGCCGACCGAGACCGCCCTCTGCGCGCGCTTCGAGGCGAGCCGGTTCACGATCCGCGAGGCCCTGCGCAAGCTGGTCGAGAAGGGGCTGGTCGAGCGGCGCCAGGGCGCCGGCTCGACGGTCGTCGCGACGACCGCGCATCCGGGCTTCGCGCAGGTCTTCGACGACCTCGCCGACATGTTCGAATACGCCCGCGACACCCATTTCGACGTCTCGGTCCTGGAGATGGTCCAGATCGACCCGGAGGTCGCCGGATTCGTGCAGGCCCCCGCCGGCTCGTCCTGGCTCAAGGCGGAGGGCGTGCGCTGGACGGCCGGGCGCGACGCGATGATCTGCTTCGTCAGCGTCTACGTGCATGCCCGGTTCGCGCCCCTGCTGACCGACCTGCGCGAGGTGGGCGGTGCGGTCTACGGGCTCGTCGAGGCGCGCTCGGGCGAAGTGATCGCGGAGGCGTTGCAGGAGATCACGGCCCAGCCGATGCCGCCCGCGGTCGCCCGCGCCCTCAAGCGCCCCCGCGGCGCCCCGGCGATGCGCTTCGTGCGCCGCTACTACGACGTCAGCGGCGGCATCATGCTGGCCTCGGTGAACTGGCACCCCGGCGAGCAATGCCGGTACACGACCCGGATCCGGCGGGGGGATTGGCGGGCGTGA